The Actinopolyspora erythraea genome has a segment encoding these proteins:
- a CDS encoding ABC transporter ATP-binding protein has product MSVRFELGRRRGSGPVHAVTDAGVRLYPGQVLALVGESGCGKSVLASALLGLLPSNAWTRGRAWLHPGTDEEVELLSSSERVLARRVRGRRIGLVPQSAATHLTPVRTARDQLAETFRELRGRVDPGSVDELAGRVGLAPADLAHYPHELSGGMAQRVAVASALVAEPSVVIADEPTTGLDRPLVDRVTDLLGELADRNRGVLLITHDLAAAKRVATHVAVMYASRVVESGPAEEVFHRPWHPYTKGLLEAMPEAGFQPVPGHPPALTELAELEREWGCVFCLRCPDTPGVAPCNGDPALVEYGSRSVAAHPPC; this is encoded by the coding sequence ATGTCGGTGCGTTTCGAGCTCGGGCGGCGCCGGGGCTCCGGGCCGGTGCACGCCGTCACCGACGCCGGGGTTCGGCTGTATCCCGGGCAGGTACTGGCCCTGGTGGGCGAGTCCGGTTGCGGTAAGTCCGTGCTGGCCTCGGCCCTGCTCGGCCTGTTGCCCTCGAACGCCTGGACCCGTGGTCGTGCCTGGCTGCACCCCGGCACGGACGAGGAGGTCGAGCTGCTGTCCAGCTCCGAACGCGTGCTCGCGCGGCGGGTCCGGGGCAGGCGGATCGGTCTGGTGCCGCAGTCGGCCGCGACGCACCTGACCCCGGTGCGTACCGCACGCGACCAGCTGGCCGAGACCTTCCGAGAGCTGCGCGGCCGCGTCGATCCCGGTTCGGTGGACGAGCTGGCCGGGCGCGTCGGGCTCGCCCCGGCGGACCTGGCGCACTACCCGCACGAGCTGTCCGGCGGCATGGCCCAGCGCGTCGCGGTGGCCTCGGCACTGGTGGCCGAACCCTCCGTGGTCATCGCCGACGAGCCGACCACCGGGCTGGACCGGCCGTTGGTCGATCGCGTCACGGACCTGCTCGGCGAACTCGCCGACCGGAACAGAGGAGTGTTGTTGATCACCCATGATCTGGCCGCCGCCAAGCGCGTGGCCACTCACGTGGCGGTGATGTACGCCAGCCGGGTGGTGGAGAGCGGCCCGGCTGAGGAAGTGTTCCACCGGCCCTGGCATCCCTACACGAAAGGGTTGCTGGAAGCCATGCCGGAGGCGGGGTTCCAGCCCGTCCCGGGGCACCCGCCCGCACTCACCGAGCTCGCCGAGCTGGAGCGGGAGTGGGGTTGTGTGTTCTGCCTGCGCTGTCCGGACACGCCCGGCGTGGCTCCCTGCAACGGGGATCCCGCGCTCGTCGAGTACGGCAGCAGGTCGGTCGCGGCCCATCCGCCATGCTGA
- a CDS encoding ABC transporter ATP-binding protein: protein MLRAREVVAGYDRGRAVLDGVDVVVPPGAVRGLAGPSGCGKSTLARVLALLQRPWSGTVELDGRPVRGARYSVPAELRTAVGIVFQQPRPAVDPRMTLRQVVSEPLRARGVRRPWRRVGELAELTGLNDELLDRMPHEVSDGQLQRACLARAVAPRPRYLVCDEMTGMLDASTTAALVRVVRELVDDEGTGVLAISHDESLLLAWAGDDVIRW from the coding sequence ATGCTGAGGGCGAGAGAGGTGGTCGCGGGCTACGACCGTGGCCGCGCGGTGCTCGACGGAGTGGACGTCGTGGTGCCGCCGGGGGCGGTTCGTGGGCTCGCTGGGCCGAGCGGATGCGGCAAGTCGACGCTCGCCCGTGTGCTGGCGTTGCTGCAACGCCCCTGGTCGGGCACCGTCGAGCTGGACGGTCGCCCGGTCCGGGGCGCCCGGTACTCGGTACCGGCCGAGTTGCGAACGGCGGTGGGGATCGTCTTCCAGCAGCCCCGTCCCGCCGTGGACCCGCGCATGACGCTGCGCCAGGTCGTCTCGGAGCCGCTGCGAGCGCGCGGCGTACGGCGACCGTGGCGGAGGGTGGGGGAGCTGGCCGAGCTCACCGGGCTCAACGACGAGCTGCTCGACCGGATGCCGCACGAGGTCAGCGACGGGCAGTTGCAGCGGGCCTGCCTGGCACGGGCGGTGGCGCCGCGCCCGCGCTACCTGGTCTGCGACGAGATGACCGGGATGCTGGACGCCTCCACCACGGCCGCGCTCGTCCGGGTGGTCAGGGAGCTGGTGGACGACGAGGGGACCGGGGTGCTGGCCATCAGCCACGACGAGTCCCTGCTGCTCGCCTGGGCCGGTGACGACGTCATCCGGTGGTAG
- a CDS encoding M14 family metallopeptidase, producing MYPLRRRTVTALSVTTLLFVLPVTQSATADPVTAGEAEPDSARAVYRVPETDPASRTAVNRTGALVLSVDEGTAFVTATPEQAERLRSRGMTLHRVADGPTQSQSAPARPAEFPPEDSGYHTYSETLAEIEEAATDHPGIVDSTSAGSSARGRDIPVVKISDRADVDEAEPEVLFTCNQHAREHLTAEMCLHILRRYTDGYGSNPGITEAVDNREIWIIPMVNPDGATYDVAGADYRGWRRNRQSTPVDLNRNWGYRWGCCGGSSGDPSQPTYRGPAPFSAPEIASVRDFVESRVVGGRQRITAHIDFHSFSELVLWPYGYTTADTAPGMTREQYRRFAELGNAMADTNGYTPMQSSDLYVTDGSVNDWMWAEHGILSFTFEMYPSGGGLDGFYPPDEVIQRETSRNDEAVAMLLDEAGN from the coding sequence ATGTATCCGCTACGACGACGGACAGTGACGGCGTTGTCCGTCACAACGTTGCTGTTCGTACTGCCGGTCACGCAGTCGGCTACAGCCGACCCGGTGACCGCGGGTGAAGCCGAACCGGATTCGGCGCGGGCCGTGTACCGCGTACCGGAGACCGACCCCGCCTCGCGCACCGCTGTCAACCGCACCGGGGCCTTGGTGCTCTCGGTCGACGAGGGCACGGCCTTCGTGACGGCGACTCCAGAACAGGCGGAACGGCTGCGCTCCCGGGGCATGACCCTGCACCGGGTAGCGGACGGGCCCACCCAGTCCCAGAGCGCACCGGCGCGCCCGGCCGAGTTCCCACCGGAGGACAGCGGCTACCACACCTACTCGGAAACGCTCGCCGAGATCGAGGAAGCGGCCACCGACCACCCGGGAATCGTCGACAGCACCTCGGCGGGGAGCTCGGCGCGGGGCAGGGACATCCCGGTGGTCAAGATCAGTGACCGGGCGGACGTGGACGAAGCGGAACCGGAAGTGCTGTTCACCTGCAACCAGCACGCCCGCGAACACCTCACGGCGGAGATGTGCCTGCACATCCTGCGGCGCTACACCGACGGCTACGGTTCGAACCCCGGGATCACGGAGGCGGTCGACAACCGGGAGATCTGGATCATCCCCATGGTGAACCCGGACGGTGCGACATACGACGTCGCGGGGGCGGACTACCGGGGGTGGCGCCGCAACCGGCAGAGCACCCCGGTGGACCTGAACCGCAACTGGGGTTACCGGTGGGGCTGCTGCGGCGGCTCCAGCGGCGACCCGAGCCAGCCGACCTACCGTGGCCCGGCGCCCTTCTCCGCACCCGAAATCGCCTCGGTGCGGGACTTCGTCGAATCACGTGTGGTGGGTGGAAGGCAGCGGATAACCGCGCACATCGACTTCCACAGCTTCTCGGAGCTGGTCCTGTGGCCGTACGGCTACACCACGGCCGACACGGCGCCGGGCATGACGCGGGAGCAGTACCGGAGGTTCGCCGAACTGGGCAACGCGATGGCCGACACCAACGGCTACACCCCGATGCAGTCCAGCGACCTCTACGTCACCGACGGAAGCGTGAACGACTGGATGTGGGCCGAACACGGGATTCTCTCGTTCACCTTCGAGATGTACCCGAGCGGCGGTGGTCTCGACGGTTTCTACCCGCCGGACGAGGTCATCCAGCGGGAGACCAGTCGCAATGACGAAGCGGTCGCCATGCTGCTGGACGAGGCGGGCAACTGA
- the hisD gene encoding histidinol dehydrogenase yields MLSRIDLRGREPSVGELRTRLPRAGMDVEHALPAVRPLLEDIAERGVAAALEHTERFDSVRPERVRVPDEELREALRGLDPSIRTALEESVSRARKVHAEQRRTDVTTEVAPGGTVTERWVPVSRVGLYAPGGLAVYPSSVVMNVVPAQAAGVESLVVCSPPQPEFGGRPHPTILAAAALLGVDEVWAVGGAQAVGLLAYGGADTDGRELLPVDMVTGPGNVYVTAAKRQLRNIVGIDAEAGPTEIAVLADETADPVHVATDLISQAEHDTLAASVLVTTSVELADAVDERLAERVPATKHTERIRAALTGEQSGCVLTSSLADGIRVVDAYAAEHLEVQTADASRVAAEVRNAGAIFVGPYAPVSLGDYCAGSNHVLPTGGCARHSSGLSVQSFLRGIHVVDYSRQALRDVTSQVVALSEAEDLPAHGEAVIARFE; encoded by the coding sequence ATGCTCAGCCGTATCGACCTGCGGGGTCGGGAGCCGTCCGTCGGTGAGCTGCGCACCAGGCTGCCACGAGCCGGTATGGACGTGGAGCACGCGCTGCCAGCGGTGCGGCCGCTGCTCGAGGACATCGCCGAACGGGGAGTCGCCGCAGCCCTGGAGCACACCGAGCGGTTCGACTCCGTTCGCCCCGAGCGGGTGCGAGTACCGGACGAGGAGCTGCGCGAGGCTCTGCGCGGCCTGGATCCCTCGATCCGCACCGCTCTCGAGGAGTCCGTGAGTCGAGCCAGGAAGGTGCACGCCGAACAGCGCCGGACCGACGTCACTACCGAGGTCGCGCCCGGCGGCACGGTCACCGAGCGCTGGGTCCCGGTCTCCAGGGTGGGGCTCTACGCCCCCGGCGGGCTGGCCGTCTACCCCTCCAGCGTCGTGATGAACGTCGTCCCGGCCCAGGCAGCCGGTGTCGAGTCACTGGTGGTGTGCTCCCCGCCCCAGCCGGAGTTCGGCGGCAGGCCGCACCCGACCATCCTCGCGGCCGCGGCCTTGCTCGGCGTCGACGAGGTCTGGGCCGTCGGCGGTGCGCAGGCCGTGGGGCTGCTGGCCTACGGTGGCGCGGACACGGACGGGCGGGAGCTGCTGCCGGTGGACATGGTCACCGGCCCCGGCAACGTCTACGTCACGGCGGCGAAGCGGCAACTGCGCAACATCGTCGGGATCGACGCCGAGGCAGGGCCGACCGAGATCGCCGTGCTGGCCGACGAGACCGCCGATCCGGTGCACGTCGCCACCGACCTGATCAGCCAGGCCGAGCACGACACGCTGGCCGCCAGCGTGCTGGTGACCACTTCGGTCGAGCTCGCCGACGCGGTCGACGAACGGCTGGCCGAGCGCGTTCCCGCCACCAAGCACACCGAGCGGATCCGCGCCGCGCTGACCGGTGAGCAGTCCGGCTGCGTACTGACCTCCTCGCTGGCCGACGGGATCCGCGTCGTCGACGCCTACGCGGCCGAGCACCTGGAGGTCCAGACGGCCGACGCCTCCCGGGTCGCCGCCGAGGTGCGCAACGCGGGCGCGATCTTCGTGGGCCCGTACGCGCCGGTCTCGCTCGGTGACTACTGCGCGGGTTCGAACCACGTGCTCCCCACCGGGGGCTGCGCGCGGCACTCCTCCGGGCTGAGCGTGCAGAGCTTCCTGCGCGGCATCCACGTGGTGGACTACAGCAGGCAGGCGCTTCGCGATGTCACCTCCCAGGTGGTGGCGCTGTCCGAGGCCGAAGACCTTCCCGCGCACGGTGAGGCGGTCATCGCCCGGTTCGAGTGA
- a CDS encoding histidinol-phosphate transaminase → MSDVIGGETTLADLPLRDDLRGRAPYGAPQLDVPVLLNTNENPFPPPKQLVDDVLAAVGESASDLNRYPDRDAVSLREDLAAYLTGATGVFVSADNVWAANGSNEILQQLLQAFGGPGRTALGFEPSYSMHPVLAGGTRTEWLPEPRRDDFTLDGAEAARAVSERRPDVVFVTSPNNPTGQSVDPEDLRALLRAAPGLVVVDEAYVEFSQRQSAIGLISEFPAKLVVSRTMSKAFAFAGGRLGYLAASPAVIEALLLVRLPYHLSTVTQAAARAALRHADATLSGVKQLVDERARVTERLRELGFTPLVSDANFVLFGTFDDAHRAWRRYLDSGVLIRDVGISGHLRVTIGSPRDNDAFLAASERVGEELSR, encoded by the coding sequence ATGAGCGACGTGATCGGCGGCGAGACGACGCTGGCCGATTTGCCCCTGCGGGACGATCTGCGCGGTCGCGCTCCCTACGGGGCGCCGCAGCTGGACGTCCCGGTGTTGTTGAATACCAACGAGAACCCGTTCCCGCCCCCCAAGCAGCTGGTCGACGACGTCCTCGCCGCCGTCGGGGAGAGCGCGAGCGATCTGAACCGCTACCCCGACCGCGACGCGGTCTCGTTGCGCGAGGACCTGGCCGCCTACCTCACCGGCGCCACCGGTGTGTTCGTCTCGGCCGACAACGTGTGGGCGGCCAACGGCTCCAACGAGATCCTGCAGCAGCTCCTGCAGGCGTTCGGCGGTCCGGGCCGTACCGCGCTGGGTTTCGAACCGTCCTATTCGATGCATCCGGTGCTCGCGGGGGGCACCCGGACCGAGTGGCTGCCCGAACCCCGCCGCGACGACTTCACCCTGGACGGGGCCGAGGCCGCGCGGGCGGTGAGCGAACGTCGGCCGGACGTGGTGTTCGTGACCAGTCCGAACAATCCCACGGGGCAGTCCGTCGACCCGGAGGATCTGCGCGCCCTGCTGCGTGCCGCTCCCGGCCTCGTCGTGGTCGACGAGGCGTACGTGGAGTTCTCGCAGCGGCAGAGCGCGATCGGGCTGATATCCGAGTTCCCAGCCAAACTCGTCGTAAGCCGGACCATGAGCAAGGCCTTCGCGTTCGCGGGCGGGCGGCTCGGGTATCTCGCCGCTTCCCCCGCCGTCATCGAGGCGTTGCTGCTCGTGCGGTTGCCCTACCACCTGTCCACCGTCACCCAGGCGGCCGCGCGCGCCGCGCTGCGGCACGCCGACGCCACCCTGAGCGGGGTCAAGCAGCTCGTCGACGAGCGAGCCAGGGTGACCGAACGGCTGCGCGAACTCGGTTTCACGCCGCTCGTCAGCGACGCCAACTTCGTGCTGTTCGGCACGTTCGACGACGCCCACCGCGCCTGGCGGCGTTACCTAGATTCCGGGGTGCTCATCCGGGACGTGGGCATCAGCGGCCATCTCAGGGTCACCATAGGTTCGCCGCGTGACAACGACGCGTTCCTCGCGGCGAGCGAACGAGTCGGTGAGGAGCTCTCCCGGTGA
- the hisB gene encoding imidazoleglycerol-phosphate dehydratase HisB, protein MNEAAPRTGRVERTTKESSVTVELDLDGSGRVEVDTTVPFYDHMLHSLGTHAAFDMTVRASGDIHIDAHHTVEDTAIVLGQALRQALGDKAGIRRFGDAWIPMDETLAHAAVDVSGRPYCVLTGEPEQYNTFTVGNNYPFVLNRHVFESLAFHAGINLHARVIHGRDPHHITEAQYKAIARALRAAVEPDPRFADTVPSTKGSL, encoded by the coding sequence GTGAACGAAGCGGCACCCCGTACCGGACGCGTGGAACGCACCACCAAGGAATCGAGCGTCACGGTCGAACTCGACCTGGACGGCAGCGGGCGGGTCGAGGTGGACACGACCGTGCCCTTCTACGACCACATGCTGCACTCCCTCGGCACGCACGCCGCGTTCGACATGACCGTGCGTGCCAGCGGGGACATCCACATCGACGCCCACCACACCGTCGAGGACACCGCGATAGTGCTGGGGCAGGCGCTGCGCCAGGCCCTCGGGGACAAGGCGGGTATCCGCCGGTTCGGCGACGCCTGGATACCGATGGACGAGACGCTGGCCCACGCGGCCGTCGACGTCTCCGGGCGACCGTACTGCGTGCTGACGGGCGAGCCCGAGCAGTACAACACGTTCACCGTCGGCAACAACTACCCCTTCGTGCTCAACCGGCACGTCTTCGAGTCCCTGGCCTTCCACGCCGGGATCAACCTGCACGCGCGGGTGATCCACGGCAGGGATCCGCACCACATCACCGAGGCGCAGTACAAGGCGATCGCCCGTGCCCTGCGTGCCGCCGTCGAGCCGGATCCTCGGTTCGCCGACACGGTGCCGTCCACCAAGGGATCGCTGTGA
- a CDS encoding PLP-dependent cysteine synthase family protein — MTRSPLAGTRAPAAPDVPAPPDVGSVLDAVGDTPLLRIEGIWVKLEFLNPSGSIKARIATYMIERAEREGLLRPGDTIVEASSGNTGNAMSMVAAVKGYPMLVVMPRNVSTERAAISRAFGAEVRTTGDFHVNAALETARELGEQPGYFAPQQFDSEWNVDENRTWLGPEILRQLPPGVLPDAVVGGVGTGGTIIGVGQAFREVSPECRIVAMEPNESCTLACGEIDKHLIEGISDGFVPGVFARHRHEVDEIVAVDSADALWQCRELGRRHGLFVGPSSGAHLLAAKRLRRNRPELGEVVTFLADEGEKYLTEHFD, encoded by the coding sequence ATGACCAGGTCGCCGCTGGCCGGGACGCGGGCCCCGGCCGCCCCCGATGTCCCCGCGCCTCCCGACGTCGGTTCGGTGCTGGACGCGGTCGGTGACACCCCGCTGCTGCGCATCGAGGGAATTTGGGTCAAGCTCGAATTCCTCAACCCCTCCGGCTCGATCAAGGCGCGCATAGCCACCTACATGATCGAGCGCGCCGAGCGTGAGGGGCTGCTGCGTCCCGGCGACACCATCGTGGAGGCCAGCAGCGGAAACACCGGCAACGCCATGAGCATGGTGGCGGCGGTCAAGGGATACCCGATGCTGGTGGTCATGCCGCGCAACGTCAGCACCGAACGGGCGGCCATCTCCCGCGCGTTCGGTGCCGAGGTGCGCACCACCGGGGACTTCCACGTGAACGCGGCCCTGGAGACCGCGCGCGAGCTCGGGGAACAACCCGGCTACTTCGCGCCGCAGCAGTTCGACAGCGAGTGGAACGTCGACGAGAACCGCACCTGGCTCGGTCCGGAGATCCTGCGTCAGCTTCCACCCGGGGTGCTCCCCGACGCGGTGGTCGGCGGTGTCGGCACGGGAGGCACGATCATCGGAGTGGGCCAGGCGTTCCGCGAGGTCAGCCCCGAGTGCCGGATCGTGGCGATGGAACCGAACGAGTCCTGCACCCTGGCCTGCGGTGAGATCGACAAACACCTCATCGAGGGAATCTCGGACGGTTTCGTGCCGGGAGTGTTCGCCAGGCACCGGCACGAGGTCGACGAGATCGTCGCCGTGGACAGCGCCGACGCGCTCTGGCAGTGCCGCGAGCTGGGAAGGCGCCACGGCCTGTTCGTGGGGCCGTCCTCGGGGGCCCACCTGCTCGCCGCCAAGCGGCTGCGGCGGAACCGGCCGGAACTCGGTGAGGTCGTGACCTTTCTCGCGGACGAGGGAGAGAAGTACCTGACCGAGCACTTCGACTGA
- a CDS encoding FdhF/YdeP family oxidoreductase — protein sequence MSRHGPDKDIDESELEVHRRERSAAGVRGVAVSLGRSLRQMGPVRTAKTLPLLNQRDGFDCPGCAWPEPRDEEGGSRKWAEFCENGAKAVAEEATTRTVEPEFFERHSIEELAERTDYWLGQQGRLTQPMIRREGDTHYRPIEWQRAFEVIADGLRKVGPGRTSFYTSGRASNEAAFCYQLLARSFGTNNLPDCSNMCHESSGAALSETIGVGKGSVTLSDIEHADLVVVIGQNPGTNHPRMLSSLERTKQNGGGIVAVNPLPETGLMRFSNPQNVRGVVGSGTPLADEFAQVRVGGDLALFKAIGALLLRFEDEAPGTVVDREFVDNHTHGFREFAARGREIDWQEVERLTGLEQPQIERVARMFAESRSTVVCWAMGITQHRQAVPTIREIVNVQLLRGMIGKPGAGVCPVRGHSNVQGDRTMGIWERMPESFLAALDEEFALSVPRRPGWDTVETLRAMREGECAAFFALGGNFAAATPDSAATEAALRGCELTVQVSTKLNRSHVVPGRTALILPTLGRTERDRQSGGEQFVTVEDSMSVVHASRGRLEPASPDLLSEVAIVSELARTLLGEDHPVPWRAFAEDYDRIREHIARVVPGCADYNNRVREPDGFVLPHPPRDSRTFPTATGKANFTENVPDMIHLPEGRLLLQSLRSHDQYNTTIYGLSDRYRGIENARRVVLTNPTDIAELGLVEGQSVDLVSEWADGSGGIEERRAESFRVVAYETPRGCVAAYYPEANPLVPLDSVAEYSNTPVSKAVVVRIEPSRREVRQG from the coding sequence GTGAGTCGGCACGGCCCCGACAAGGACATCGACGAATCGGAACTCGAAGTGCACCGCCGCGAACGGTCCGCGGCCGGGGTGAGGGGGGTGGCCGTCTCACTCGGACGGAGTCTGCGGCAGATGGGGCCGGTGCGCACCGCCAAGACCCTCCCGCTGCTGAACCAGCGCGACGGCTTCGACTGCCCCGGCTGCGCCTGGCCCGAGCCCCGGGACGAGGAGGGCGGTTCCCGCAAGTGGGCGGAGTTCTGCGAGAACGGGGCCAAGGCTGTCGCCGAGGAGGCCACCACCCGCACCGTGGAGCCCGAGTTCTTCGAGCGTCACTCGATCGAGGAACTCGCCGAACGTACCGACTACTGGTTGGGCCAGCAGGGACGCCTGACCCAGCCGATGATCCGGCGGGAGGGCGACACCCACTACCGGCCCATCGAATGGCAGCGGGCGTTCGAGGTCATAGCCGACGGGCTCCGGAAGGTCGGCCCGGGGCGCACCTCGTTCTACACCTCGGGGCGGGCCAGTAACGAGGCCGCTTTCTGCTACCAGCTGCTGGCCCGGTCCTTCGGCACCAACAACCTGCCCGACTGCTCCAACATGTGCCACGAGTCCTCCGGCGCCGCGCTGAGCGAGACCATCGGTGTGGGCAAGGGCTCGGTGACCCTGTCCGACATCGAGCACGCCGACCTCGTCGTGGTCATCGGGCAGAATCCGGGGACCAACCACCCCCGAATGCTGAGTTCGCTGGAGCGGACCAAACAGAACGGCGGCGGGATAGTGGCGGTCAATCCGCTGCCGGAAACCGGGTTGATGCGCTTCAGCAACCCGCAGAACGTGCGGGGGGTGGTCGGCTCCGGCACCCCGCTGGCCGACGAGTTCGCCCAGGTGCGGGTCGGTGGTGATCTGGCGCTGTTCAAGGCCATCGGTGCGCTGCTGCTGCGGTTCGAGGACGAGGCACCCGGCACGGTGGTGGACCGCGAGTTCGTCGACAACCACACGCACGGCTTCCGGGAGTTCGCCGCGCGCGGTCGCGAGATCGACTGGCAGGAGGTCGAGCGGCTGACCGGTCTGGAACAGCCGCAGATCGAGCGCGTCGCCCGGATGTTCGCCGAGTCACGCTCCACTGTGGTCTGCTGGGCGATGGGGATCACCCAGCACCGGCAGGCGGTTCCCACCATCCGGGAGATCGTCAACGTCCAGCTGCTGCGGGGCATGATCGGCAAGCCCGGAGCGGGGGTGTGCCCGGTGCGCGGTCACTCCAATGTGCAGGGCGACCGCACCATGGGGATCTGGGAGCGGATGCCCGAGTCCTTCCTGGCGGCGCTGGACGAGGAGTTCGCCCTCTCCGTTCCCCGTCGGCCCGGCTGGGACACGGTGGAGACGCTGCGTGCCATGCGGGAGGGGGAGTGCGCCGCGTTCTTCGCCCTCGGTGGCAACTTCGCGGCGGCCACGCCGGACAGCGCGGCCACCGAGGCGGCGTTGCGCGGCTGCGAGCTCACGGTGCAGGTGTCGACCAAGCTCAACCGTTCACACGTGGTTCCGGGACGGACCGCCCTCATCCTGCCCACGCTCGGCCGTACCGAACGCGACCGGCAGTCCGGCGGGGAGCAGTTCGTCACCGTGGAGGACTCGATGTCGGTGGTGCACGCCTCGCGCGGTCGGTTGGAGCCCGCTTCCCCCGATCTGCTGTCGGAGGTGGCCATCGTGTCCGAACTGGCCCGCACCCTCCTCGGCGAGGACCACCCCGTGCCGTGGCGGGCGTTCGCGGAGGACTACGACCGGATCCGCGAGCACATCGCCAGGGTGGTTCCCGGCTGTGCCGACTACAACAACCGGGTGCGTGAGCCCGACGGGTTCGTGCTGCCGCATCCGCCGCGCGACAGCCGAACGTTTCCCACCGCCACCGGCAAGGCCAACTTCACGGAGAACGTGCCGGACATGATCCACCTTCCGGAAGGCAGGCTGCTGCTGCAGAGTCTGCGCAGCCACGACCAGTACAACACCACGATCTACGGACTCTCGGACCGCTATCGCGGGATCGAGAACGCGCGACGAGTGGTGCTGACCAACCCCACCGACATCGCCGAACTCGGCCTCGTCGAGGGGCAGTCGGTGGACCTGGTCTCGGAGTGGGCGGACGGTTCCGGCGGTATCGAGGAGCGCAGAGCCGAGTCGTTCCGGGTGGTCGCCTACGAGACCCCGCGCGGTTGCGTGGCGGCCTACTATCCGGAGGCCAACCCGCTGGTTCCGCTGGACTCGGTGGCGGAGTACTCGAACACCCCAGTCTCCAAGGCCGTGGTGGTGCGGATCGAACCGAGCCGGAGGGAGGTTCGCCAGGGCTGA
- the soxR gene encoding redox-sensitive transcriptional activator SoxR translates to MSKPAAKLTIGELAERSGIATTALRFYEDRGLISSTRTSGNQRRYERSVLRRLAFIRAAQRVGLTLEDVAEALRTLPDDHAPSRADWARLSERWRDELDARIDGLQRLRDRLTGCIGCGCLSLNTCSLHNPDDRMATEGPAAPLLRPKADGGL, encoded by the coding sequence GTGTCGAAACCCGCCGCCAAACTGACCATCGGCGAACTCGCCGAACGCAGTGGAATAGCGACCACGGCACTCCGGTTCTACGAGGATCGCGGGCTGATCAGCTCGACGCGCACGAGCGGCAACCAACGGCGCTACGAACGCAGCGTGCTGCGACGTCTGGCTTTCATCCGGGCCGCCCAACGGGTGGGGCTGACCCTGGAGGACGTCGCGGAGGCGCTGCGAACCCTGCCGGACGACCACGCGCCCAGCAGGGCCGACTGGGCGAGGTTGTCGGAACGCTGGCGCGACGAGCTCGACGCCCGCATCGACGGGTTGCAACGACTGCGGGACCGGCTCACCGGATGCATCGGCTGCGGCTGCCTGTCGCTGAACACCTGTTCGCTGCACAACCCGGACGACAGGATGGCGACCGAGGGCCCAGCCGCTCCGCTGCTCCGCCCGAAAGCCGACGGGGGACTGTGA
- the hisH gene encoding imidazole glycerol phosphate synthase subunit HisH produces the protein MPRVVVLDYGSGNLRSAERALEHAGARVEVTDDHRAAMEADGLVVPGVGAFSACMRGLLEVGGDKLVDRRLADDRPVLGICVGMQILFERGVEHGVAAEGVGRWPGPVERLRADVLPHMGWNTVSAPSDSVLFAGMAPETRFYFVHSFAARGREEVTGTASGQRRSVWAEHGEPFLAAVEDGPLMATQFHPEKSGAAGSALLRNWLETL, from the coding sequence GTGCCACGAGTTGTCGTACTGGACTACGGATCCGGCAATCTCCGTTCGGCCGAGCGCGCGCTGGAACACGCGGGTGCGCGGGTCGAGGTGACCGATGACCACCGTGCGGCTATGGAGGCCGACGGCCTCGTCGTGCCGGGAGTGGGGGCCTTCTCCGCGTGCATGCGCGGACTGCTCGAGGTCGGTGGTGACAAGCTCGTTGATCGACGGCTGGCCGATGACAGGCCCGTGCTCGGGATCTGCGTCGGAATGCAGATCCTGTTCGAGCGGGGGGTCGAACACGGAGTGGCCGCCGAGGGGGTCGGCAGGTGGCCCGGTCCGGTGGAACGGCTGCGTGCCGACGTGCTGCCCCACATGGGGTGGAACACGGTCTCCGCCCCGTCCGACAGCGTGTTGTTCGCGGGGATGGCTCCCGAAACCAGGTTCTACTTCGTCCACTCGTTCGCGGCGCGCGGCCGGGAGGAGGTCACCGGGACGGCGAGCGGACAACGGCGCTCGGTGTGGGCCGAGCACGGTGAGCCGTTCCTGGCCGCGGTGGAGGACGGTCCCCTGATGGCCACCCAGTTCCACCCGGAGAAGTCCGGGGCCGCCGGGAGCGCCCTGCTGCGCAACTGGTTGGAAACCCTGTGA